Part of the Candidatus Zymogenus saltonus genome is shown below.
ATGAGCTTGGCGAGGTCGAGCTTTTTGAATTCAAGGAGGTAGTAGAGGAGGTCACAGATCCCGAAAACGAGCTCTCCATCGAGGAAGCCCATAAATCAGATCCGGACGCTGTAATCGGAGACAGCCTCGGCTTCAAGATGGATATCTCCGACTTCGGAAGGATTGCCGCCCAGACCGCAAAGCAGGTGATAATCCAGAAGGTGAGGAACGCCGAGAGGGAGAATATTTACGACGAATACCACGAAAAGGTAAACGAGCTGATCACCGGAATGGTACAGCGCTTCGAACGCGGTCAAATATACGTCAATCTTGGCAGGGCCGAGGCGATCATCCCCCAGAAGGAGCAGGTACCCCGGGAGGGTTACCGTCAGGGGGACAGGATTAGGGCCTATATCCTCGAGGTGCTGAAGGAATCGAAGGGCCCCCAGATAATCCTCTCCAGGACCCACCCCGGTCTTTTGATAAAGCTCTTCGAGCTTGAAGTCCCAGAGATAAGCGAGGGGATAGTCAGGATAATGGGCGCCTCGAGAGAGGCGGGGGAACGCTCCAAGATAGCGGTTTACTCCAGAGACAAGGATGTGGACCCGGTGGGGGCCTGTGTCGGAATAAAGGGATCCAGGGTTCAGAGCATCGTCCAGGAACTGAGGGGCGAGAAGATCGATATAGTCCCATGGAACGAAGAACCGGTCAAGTTTGTCTGCAACGCCCTCTCCCCGGCTGAGGTCAGCGAGGTGGTGATAGATGAGGACGAGCACAGCATGGAGATTATCGTCGAGGACGATCAGCTCTCCCTCGCAATAGGCAAAAAGGGACAGAATGTGCGCCTCGCCTCAAAGCTTGTGGGGTGGAGGCTGGACATCAAGAGCTCCTCGAAGAGGGAAAAGCAGTTCGCCGAGGCGATCTACTCCCTGGGCGCGCTCCCAGGGGTGGGCCTTGCGACGGCGGAGATACTCTATCAGGAAGGGATTACATCCCCCGAGGGCGTCGTGAACGCGGGCCTCGAATTTCTCTCGAATATCCCGCACCTTGGACATAAAACCGCCGAGAAGCTCTACAATTCGGCGTTGGAGATAGTCAAGGGGGAAGGGGCCGCGGCCGAGGCGGTGGAAGATAAGGCGTCGGTCTCCCTCGTGAATTTGGAGGGGGTCGGGGAAAAGACGAGGGAGCTCCTTATTTCGGGGGGATTCGATGACGTAAAGAAGATCGCCGAGAGCAGCATAGACGAGCTGAGCAAGATCGAAGGAATCGGACAGAAGAAGGCAGAGAGTATCATAGAGTCCGCCAAGAAGCTTCTGGACGGCGAATCTTGACAATAAAGAGGCAATCACAGATTTTTGTAAATTTCATCGTGGTATTCATAATAGTATTAATATAGGTCTTAAATGTAACGCAGTGTCAGAGAAAACGGGGTAATTCTTTTATGGCAAAGATGAAAGTCTTTGAACTTGCAAGAAAGTTAAAGGTGGACGACGGAGCGCTCCTGTTGAAGATTCAGGAGATGGGCATAGACATCGACGACCCGGAAATGATCCTTGAACCGGAAGAGGTAAAAATTCTCGAGGACAAGATCATCAAGGAGAAGGGCGCCGATGTGGTCGAAGAGAGGATAAAACCCACCGTAATAAGAAGGAGAGCCAAGAAGAAGCCCCAGGAGCGTGTTGTACAGGAGGGCATGGAGGAAGAGGAAAAGGAGGCGGCCGAAGATGTTGAGGTGGCTGAAGGTGAGGTTGAGGCCGTGTCCAAGGGGGAGGAGGAAAGGAAGCTGGAGGACAAAAGAGAGATAAGGAGGAGAGAGTCTGAAAAGGCAGAGAGGGCCGATGAGAGGGAGATGCCAAAAAAGGCGGATAAAGAGATTAAGGCGAAGGAGGAGTTAAAAACTGCTGAAGAATCTACGCCTAAGATCGAAGACATTCCGGTTGAGGGAGGGGATAGAGCAGATAAGGCTGCGAAAGCGCCGGAAGTTAAGGGAGAGAGGGTCTTAAGGAAAAGGCTGAAGACCGTTTCCAAAGATGAGATTACCGAGATTTTAAGGCCCAAGGTAATTCAGAAGCCTACGAAGGAGGATATCCTCCACGGAAAAGACAAAAAGTTCAAGAGAGATAAAGGGGAGAAGGAAGGATCACCCTCTGTTGTTGGTACGGCCCCGGCCCCCGCAAAGAAGGAGGCGGAGAAGAGAAGGAAAAAGAAGAAGCGTCAACAGGAAGATGTTTCAATGGAGCCCCAGAAGAGGTCGCTCAAGAAGAGAGAGATCTTGATAAGGACCGATGATGCCGTTAAATGGGACGAGGGCAAGCAGTTCAGGGAAGAGAAGAAGAGGAAAAAGCCGAAGAAGAAGGAGGCAAAGGCCGCAAAACCGGCAAAGAAGGTCTTTAAAAAGCCCCTGATTACCACTCCCAAGGCGAGTAAGCGGGTTATCAAGATAGAGGAGGTAATCAGCGTGGGAGAGCTGGCCAGGAAGATGGGGGTAAAGGCGGCGGACATTATTAAGAAGTTAATGGAATTAGGAGTAACGACCACCTCTATAAACAACGTCATAGATATGGACACGGCCTCCCTCGTGGCGCAGGATTACGAGTACGAGGTGGAAAATGTCGCGTTTGAGGAAGAATCGATAATAAAGGAAGTCGACGACAGGAGGGAGGACCTGGTCTTAAGGCCCCCCGTTGTGACTATAATGGGGCATGTGGATCACGGCAAAACGACGCTGCTGGACGCTATTCGGCAGACCAACGTCGTGGGAGGGGAGCTTGGGGGGATAACCCAGCACATCGGTGCATATGAGGTCGACATTGCCGACAAGAAGATCGTATTTCTGGATACACCAGGCCATAAGGCCTTTACCACCATGCGGGCCAGGGGGGCCGAGGTTACAGATATTGTCGTCTTGGTCGTAGCGGCGGACGACGGTGTGATGCCGCAGACGGTTGAGGCGATAAATCATGCAAAGGCCGCCGGCGTTCCGATCATAGTCGCTGTGAACAAAATAGACAAGCCGGAGGCAAATCCTTCAAAGATAAAGAAAGGTCTAATTGAGTACGGCCTCATCACGGAAGAGATGGGGGGGGATACCATTTTCGTTGAAATATCGGCCAAGGAGAAGAAGAATCTCAACGGGCTTTTGGAAATGATCGCTATTCAGGCCGAGGTTCTGGAGCTCAGCGCAAATCCGAACAAGCATGCCAGGGGAGTGGTTATTGAGGCGAAGCTTGACAGGGGACGGGGACCTATAGCGACGGTTTTGATCAAAGAGGGGACGCTGAAGGTTGGAGATCATTTTGTAATGGGTCTCTACGGCGGGAGGGTAAGGGCCCTCATCAACGATAAGGGGGAAAATGTAGAAAGCGCGGGACCTTCCATCCCCACAGAGGTCCTCGGTCTTGGTGGAGTGCCGAATGCCGGTGATCCGATGATAGTGGTCGAAAGCGAAAGAGACGCGAAGGAGATAGCGGGCCACCGGCAGATGAGATCACGGGAAAAGGAGATGGTGGTGCCGCAGGCAAAGGTAACCCTCGAAGACCTGTATGAAAGGATCAAGAGGGAGGGCAAACAGGAGCTCAACCTGATTATAAAGGCCGACGTTCAGGGGTCTGCCGAGGCGCTGTCTGAAAATCTCATCAATCTCTCTACCGATGAAATAAAGGTCGTGATCATCCACGGAGCCACGGGAAGTATCACGGAGTCGGACGTCATACTGGCATCCGCCTCCGATGCGATAGTTATCGGTTTTTCGGTTCGTCCAGAGCCGAAGGTTGCCGAGCTGGCGGAAAAGGAGAACGTGGAGATCAAGCTCTACAATGTCATCTACGACTGTGTGGATGATATCAAAAAGGCGCTGACCGGAATGCTC
Proteins encoded:
- the infB gene encoding translation initiation factor IF-2, with product MAKMKVFELARKLKVDDGALLLKIQEMGIDIDDPEMILEPEEVKILEDKIIKEKGADVVEERIKPTVIRRRAKKKPQERVVQEGMEEEEKEAAEDVEVAEGEVEAVSKGEEERKLEDKREIRRRESEKAERADEREMPKKADKEIKAKEELKTAEESTPKIEDIPVEGGDRADKAAKAPEVKGERVLRKRLKTVSKDEITEILRPKVIQKPTKEDILHGKDKKFKRDKGEKEGSPSVVGTAPAPAKKEAEKRRKKKKRQQEDVSMEPQKRSLKKREILIRTDDAVKWDEGKQFREEKKRKKPKKKEAKAAKPAKKVFKKPLITTPKASKRVIKIEEVISVGELARKMGVKAADIIKKLMELGVTTTSINNVIDMDTASLVAQDYEYEVENVAFEEESIIKEVDDRREDLVLRPPVVTIMGHVDHGKTTLLDAIRQTNVVGGELGGITQHIGAYEVDIADKKIVFLDTPGHKAFTTMRARGAEVTDIVVLVVAADDGVMPQTVEAINHAKAAGVPIIVAVNKIDKPEANPSKIKKGLIEYGLITEEMGGDTIFVEISAKEKKNLNGLLEMIAIQAEVLELSANPNKHARGVVIEAKLDRGRGPIATVLIKEGTLKVGDHFVMGLYGGRVRALINDKGENVESAGPSIPTEVLGLGGVPNAGDPMIVVESERDAKEIAGHRQMRSREKEMVVPQAKVTLEDLYERIKREGKQELNLIIKADVQGSAEALSENLINLSTDEIKVVIIHGATGSITESDVILASASDAIVIGFSVRPEPKVAELAEKENVEIKLYNVIYDCVDDIKKALTGMLAPKYVEKTLGRAEVREIFNVPKIGAVAGSYVIDGKILRGSNVRLIRNDEVVFKGKMSSLRRFKEDTKEVASGYECGIKIDNFNDIQPKDIIEAYEIEEVAREL
- the nusA gene encoding transcription termination/antitermination protein NusA, producing MKPAAGQTMQYYSLNNVLEQIEKEKGISKEVLIEAIESALLTAAKKKYGTLREIEATFNNELGEVELFEFKEVVEEVTDPENELSIEEAHKSDPDAVIGDSLGFKMDISDFGRIAAQTAKQVIIQKVRNAERENIYDEYHEKVNELITGMVQRFERGQIYVNLGRAEAIIPQKEQVPREGYRQGDRIRAYILEVLKESKGPQIILSRTHPGLLIKLFELEVPEISEGIVRIMGASREAGERSKIAVYSRDKDVDPVGACVGIKGSRVQSIVQELRGEKIDIVPWNEEPVKFVCNALSPAEVSEVVIDEDEHSMEIIVEDDQLSLAIGKKGQNVRLASKLVGWRLDIKSSSKREKQFAEAIYSLGALPGVGLATAEILYQEGITSPEGVVNAGLEFLSNIPHLGHKTAEKLYNSALEIVKGEGAAAEAVEDKASVSLVNLEGVGEKTRELLISGGFDDVKKIAESSIDELSKIEGIGQKKAESIIESAKKLLDGES